The candidate division WOR-3 bacterium nucleotide sequence AAAACCAGGACACGGAGCCGAGCTTGTCGAAATGGAGACACCATCACCAGGGCCTGACCAGGTTCTGGTGAAAGTTCTCGCCACCTCAATTTGCGGCACTGATTTACATATATACGAGTGGAACGAATGGGCGCAAAATCGCATTAAAAACTTTCCTCAGGTTATGGGACATGAACTCTGCGGTGAAATCGTTGAGCTGGGTAAAAATGTAAGCCACCTGAGCAAAGGCGACGTAATCTCAGCCGAAACCCATATCGCCTGCGGCCATTGTTATCTCTGCCAAACAGGCAACAAACACATCTGCATCAACGGCAAAATCTTCGGGGTTGATATCAACGGTGTCTTTGCTGAATACGCAGTCGTGCCCGCTGCAAACGCCTGGAAACTGGACAAAAAAATCCCGCGCGACTATGCGTCGGTTATGGAACCACTGGGCAATGCAATCCATACTGTACTGGCTGGAGAGATCACCGGCACCACGGTGCTGGTTACAGGTTGCGGGCCGATCGGCATCATGAGCATCGCCGTGGCAAAACTCTGCGGTGCCACCAAAATCATCGCCACCGAGATAAACGATTACCGTATTCAACTCGCCAGAAAAGTCGGTGCTGATATAGTACTCAATCCAAAAGAGACCGAGGTGGTGGAAAAAATCATGGAGACAACAGACGGTCTCGGCGTCGATGTCGTCCTGGAAATGTCTGGAAGCCCGGCTGCAATTCAGCAGGGCTTTAATTCTTTACGACCCGGAGGAAGATTCTCAATTCTCGGAATTCCGGATAAACCCATGCAAATAGATCTGGGAAAAGATATCATATTCAAGTATGCCACAGTCCAGGGAATCAACGGACGATTGATGTTTTCCACATGGTACAAAACTTCAAGATTTTTAAGCTCCGGCCGTCTCGACCTCGAACCGATAATCACCCATCGTTTTCGACTTGAAGAATTCGAAAAAGGTATGGAATTAATGCGCTCTGGAAATTGCTGTAAGATTCTGTTATATCCGCAGCAATAAAATAACAAAAATGCGCTATTTGCAATGTGGAGGAAGAGAATTCAAAGGAGATGATGATTAAAGGAATCGGAATCGACCTCATCAATATAGAAAGATTTGAAACACTCAAAAATAAAAAAGAATTTTTAAACCAAATTCTTACGAAAAATGAACTGAAGATCTGTGCCGCTGGGAAAAAGAAAAATCGTTGTTACGTCCTGTTGTTCACTGTTAAAGAAGCGATTTTTAAAGCCTGTCGGATTGGTTTATCTTTCGGTTCGTACTGGCGTGATATAGAAATCTGTAATGGTCTCAGTATATCTTATACTGGACGATTCAGGAGAATCAAAAAAATCCACGTTTCTTCAGGCTGTTCAAAGCGATACGCATTAAGCTTTGCAATAAAAGAATGAGGAGGTGCCATGGGCAACATTGGCTCTTATGAAGAAAAATATAAGTCTTTCAACTGGAAGATGTCTGAAGAAGAACTCGAGTTCGGTAAAAATGGTATCTATAACATTGCCTATTATTGCAGCGACAGAATATGTGAAAAGGGTCATGCTCAAAGACTGGCTCTTATCTGGGAGGGTTTTAAAGGCGAGGTAAAGAAATTTACTTATGAGGATATAAAAATTTACAGCAACGGTTTTGCAAAGTTTCTTCAGGATATCGGGATAAAACCCGGAGACCGTATCTGTATATTTATGGACAGAATACCAGAACTCTATCTTTCTTTTCTGGGAATTCTCAAGATGGGCGGCATCACCCAACCGCTGTTTTCCGCTTTTGGTGAAGAGGCGCTCTTTACGAGACTGGAAGATGCAGAAACCAGGGCGATATTCACCACAATGAAGCACGTCCGCAAGGTGCGCAGAATTCGGGACAAACTTCCGGCGCTGAAGAAAATAATCGTCGTTGATGCTGAGGATAAAAAACTCGAAGAGGGTGAAATCGCATTTTCAATGGAGAAATTCCCGAAAGTTGAAACTTTTGATGTCTTTAAAGCCGACCGGGAAACACCGTCTGTTCTCCATTATACTTCAGGGACCACGGGAAAACCAAAAGGTGCTCTCCACGTTCACTCTTCAATCATCTCACAGTACATAACGGCAAAATGGGCGCTCGACATTACCCCTGACGACATCTACTGGTGCACCGCAGATCCCGGCTGGGTGACAGGGACGTCGTACGGTATCATCGGTCCCTGGTCAAATGGGGTGACCCAGGTCATCCTGGACTCAGGATTCAACGCTGAAAAATGGTACAAATTTATAGAAAAGTATAAAGTTAC carries:
- the tdh gene encoding L-threonine 3-dehydrogenase, with translation MWIGRKRLSIPYLDDVFFLGIIKSGDLMAKMKAVVKSKPGHGAELVEMETPSPGPDQVLVKVLATSICGTDLHIYEWNEWAQNRIKNFPQVMGHELCGEIVELGKNVSHLSKGDVISAETHIACGHCYLCQTGNKHICINGKIFGVDINGVFAEYAVVPAANAWKLDKKIPRDYASVMEPLGNAIHTVLAGEITGTTVLVTGCGPIGIMSIAVAKLCGATKIIATEINDYRIQLARKVGADIVLNPKETEVVEKIMETTDGLGVDVVLEMSGSPAAIQQGFNSLRPGGRFSILGIPDKPMQIDLGKDIIFKYATVQGINGRLMFSTWYKTSRFLSSGRLDLEPIITHRFRLEEFEKGMELMRSGNCCKILLYPQQ
- a CDS encoding 4'-phosphopantetheinyl transferase superfamily protein, producing MMIKGIGIDLINIERFETLKNKKEFLNQILTKNELKICAAGKKKNRCYVLLFTVKEAIFKACRIGLSFGSYWRDIEICNGLSISYTGRFRRIKKIHVSSGCSKRYALSFAIKE
- the acsA gene encoding acetate--CoA ligase — its product is MGNIGSYEEKYKSFNWKMSEEELEFGKNGIYNIAYYCSDRICEKGHAQRLALIWEGFKGEVKKFTYEDIKIYSNGFAKFLQDIGIKPGDRICIFMDRIPELYLSFLGILKMGGITQPLFSAFGEEALFTRLEDAETRAIFTTMKHVRKVRRIRDKLPALKKIIVVDAEDKKLEEGEIAFSMEKFPKVETFDVFKADRETPSVLHYTSGTTGKPKGALHVHSSIISQYITAKWALDITPDDIYWCTADPGWVTGTSYGIIGPWSNGVTQVILDSGFNAEKWYKFIEKYKVTVWYTAPTAIRLLMKEGIELVKKHDLSSLRHLISVGEPLNAEAVIWSEKAFGKPFHDSYWQTETGAIVITNYPGMKVKAGSMGKPFPGITAAVVDQKTFEPITTPGKVGLIALKPGWPSMFRTYWENEEMYKSKFKNDWYICGDRASIDNDGYFWFVGRDDDVINTGGHLVGPFEIESALLEHEAVAESAAVGKPDPVNMEVVKAFVALKPGYEPSADLELSIMNFIRKKLSPLAMPQEIEFIKSLPKTRSGKIMRRLLRAKEWGEEIGDTSTLEDEN